A genomic window from Micromonospora ferruginea includes:
- a CDS encoding carbohydrate ABC transporter permease produces MTTTAPEAGRSPTEERPRRPGRRPLTLRRRESRAGLALVAPTLLVVLAVIGIPIVWTVVLAFQRVRLATLRKTGLFGELTLDNVDRVLHTPGFADTLWTTVLYSVGGTVGSIVVGLAAALAVRGPFRGRTLVRASMLLPYVAPVVAMTFVWQVMLDPQLGIVNDWGQRFLGWDAPVAFLSQESTALWTVIAFEAWRYFPFAFLFLLARLQAVPAELEEAARVDGATPTQRFRHILLPQLMPVIALIGVLRFIMTFNKFDDVYLLTGGSAGTEVVSVRVYQFLTARTDIGAAAAQAVVLAVVLLVFVAIYLRFFGAKREA; encoded by the coding sequence TTGACCACCACCGCGCCGGAGGCCGGCCGCTCCCCCACCGAGGAGCGGCCCCGCCGGCCCGGCCGCCGCCCGCTGACCCTGCGCCGCCGCGAGTCCCGCGCCGGGCTCGCCCTGGTCGCGCCCACCCTGCTCGTCGTGCTCGCGGTGATCGGCATCCCGATCGTGTGGACGGTGGTGCTGGCCTTCCAACGGGTACGCCTGGCGACGCTGCGCAAGACCGGCCTGTTCGGCGAGCTGACGCTGGACAACGTCGACCGGGTGCTGCACACCCCCGGGTTCGCCGACACGCTCTGGACCACCGTGCTCTACAGCGTCGGCGGCACGGTCGGCTCGATCGTGGTCGGGCTGGCCGCCGCGCTGGCCGTCCGCGGGCCGTTCCGGGGCCGTACGCTGGTGCGGGCGTCGATGCTGCTGCCGTACGTGGCGCCGGTGGTCGCCATGACGTTCGTCTGGCAGGTGATGCTGGACCCGCAGCTCGGCATCGTCAACGACTGGGGGCAACGCTTCCTCGGCTGGGACGCCCCGGTGGCGTTCCTGTCCCAGGAGTCCACCGCGTTGTGGACGGTGATCGCGTTCGAAGCGTGGCGCTACTTCCCGTTCGCGTTCCTGTTCCTGCTGGCCCGGCTCCAGGCGGTGCCGGCGGAGCTGGAGGAGGCCGCCCGGGTGGACGGGGCGACGCCGACGCAGCGCTTCCGGCACATCCTGCTGCCGCAGCTCATGCCGGTGATCGCGCTGATCGGCGTGCTCCGCTTCATCATGACGTTCAACAAGTTCGACGACGTCTACCTGCTCACCGGCGGCTCGGCCGGCACCGAGGTGGTCAGCGTCCGGGTCTACCAGTTCCTCACCGCCCGCACCGACATCGGCGCGGCCGCCGCCCAGGCCGTCGTGCTGGCCGTGGTGCTGCTCGTGTTCGTGGCCATCTACCTGCGCTTCTTCGGCGCGAAACGGGAGGCGTGA
- a CDS encoding carbohydrate ABC transporter permease, producing the protein MDRDRIETISLRWLRRLVIAGFLVVTLLPFWYMLVLSVRPIERLLLDPGSLWVPFGELTVATYAEVLRSVENGGQGFLTFIRNSGLVALAATVLTLIVAIPGAYAVSRLRFFGRRQVSALFLAVYLFPSIVIAIPLFVVFSRAGLRGSLFGLVLVYISQTLPVSVYMLKNYFETIPVSLEESAAIDGAGRLGIIRRVSLPLAAPSVMAVALYDFMIAWNEFLFALLFLVDRPNRWTVSLGLSLLADGVEVPKTVLMAGSVILTLPIVVLFFAGERLLTEGLTSGAEKG; encoded by the coding sequence ATGGATCGGGACCGGATCGAGACGATCAGCCTGCGCTGGCTGCGCCGGCTGGTGATCGCCGGCTTCCTGGTGGTCACGCTGCTGCCGTTCTGGTACATGCTGGTGCTCTCGGTGCGCCCGATCGAACGGCTGCTGCTCGACCCCGGCTCGCTCTGGGTGCCGTTCGGCGAGTTGACCGTCGCCACGTACGCCGAGGTGCTGCGGTCGGTGGAGAACGGCGGCCAGGGGTTCCTCACGTTCATCCGCAACAGCGGGCTGGTGGCGCTGGCCGCCACCGTGCTCACCCTGATCGTGGCCATTCCCGGCGCGTACGCGGTCTCCCGGTTGCGATTCTTCGGCCGCCGGCAGGTCAGCGCGCTGTTCCTGGCGGTCTACCTGTTCCCGTCGATCGTCATCGCGATCCCGCTGTTCGTGGTGTTCAGCCGGGCCGGGCTGCGCGGGTCGCTGTTCGGGCTGGTGCTGGTCTACATCTCGCAGACGCTGCCGGTCTCGGTCTACATGCTCAAGAACTACTTCGAGACCATCCCGGTGAGCCTGGAGGAGTCGGCGGCGATCGACGGGGCCGGCCGGCTCGGCATCATCCGGCGGGTCAGCCTGCCGCTGGCCGCGCCGTCGGTGATGGCGGTCGCGCTCTACGACTTCATGATCGCCTGGAACGAGTTCCTGTTCGCGCTGCTGTTCCTGGTCGACCGGCCGAACCGGTGGACCGTCTCGCTCGGGCTGTCGCTGCTCGCCGACGGCGTCGAGGTGCCCAAGACCGTGCTGATGGCCGGCTCGGTCATCCTCACCCTGCCGATCGTGGTGCTCTTCTTCGCCGGCGAACGCCTGCTCACCGAGGGCCTCACCAGCGGCGCGGAGAAGGGCTGA
- a CDS encoding class I SAM-dependent methyltransferase, with protein sequence MGKPTRWATDTEPGHSQWYVDRFRRLAAEGADLAGEARLVDALVPPGARILDAGCGTGRVAAALAARGHAVVGVDADPSLVEAARADHPGPRFLVADLAELDLPAHGEPAPFDAAVVAGNVMTFVAPGTERGVLAHIAAHVRPDGVVVVGFGTDRGYPLADLDADAVAAGLRPEHRFATWDLRPWHEEADFAVTVLRRPA encoded by the coding sequence ATGGGCAAGCCGACCCGCTGGGCGACCGACACCGAACCCGGCCACTCGCAGTGGTACGTCGACCGGTTCCGCCGCCTCGCCGCCGAGGGCGCCGACCTGGCCGGCGAGGCCCGGCTGGTGGACGCGCTGGTGCCGCCCGGCGCGCGGATCCTCGACGCCGGCTGCGGCACCGGCCGGGTGGCCGCCGCGCTGGCCGCGCGCGGGCACGCCGTCGTCGGCGTGGACGCCGACCCGTCGCTCGTCGAGGCGGCCCGCGCCGACCACCCCGGCCCCCGCTTCCTGGTCGCCGACCTCGCCGAGCTGGACCTGCCCGCCCACGGTGAGCCGGCGCCGTTCGACGCGGCCGTGGTGGCCGGCAACGTGATGACCTTCGTCGCCCCCGGCACCGAACGCGGCGTGCTGGCCCACATCGCCGCGCACGTGCGCCCGGACGGCGTGGTGGTGGTCGGCTTCGGCACCGACCGGGGTTACCCGCTCGCCGATCTGGACGCCGACGCGGTGGCCGCCGGGCTGCGCCCGGAGCACCGCTTCGCCACCTGGGACCTGCGGCCCTGGCACGAGGAGGCGGACTTCGCGGTCACCGTGCTGCGCCGGCCGGCCTGA
- the eccB gene encoding type VII secretion protein EccB produces the protein MASRQDQLHSYQFTVQRAVAALVMRETDPPQSPFRRLAGAGLASVLVAAIALGGVALYGLFTGGGSSWRDTRAVIVEKESGARFVYRDEKLHSVLNYASALLIIGADRPKTVLVTRRAIEGVPRGLPLGIADAPDSLPAADRLVRDGWTLCSAVTAEAGRAEARSALLIGRGAPGGRVLGDQGLLVRHPDGGLHLLWHDRRYLLRDTDRVLAALAATRERAVPVAAALLNTVAAGADLVPPPVGDLGAPAARVGGAAVGDVYLVRNSGGGRQYAVATRGGLAGITELQAALLLARTGQGEPEPITLGRFAALPKLPDLVPSGPTAPPAEPPRLATPEGGALCARAGDDAGVREIRLGVTAPDLGAATRTAGGRGGLADQVVVEPGRGALVEAAAAPGATGGTVCVVTDLGRRYALAGADVPGMLGYAGVRPVRLPASLVDLLPAGGPLDPEAARAVAAPA, from the coding sequence ATGGCGTCGCGGCAGGACCAGCTGCACTCGTACCAGTTCACCGTCCAACGGGCGGTCGCCGCGCTGGTGATGCGCGAGACCGACCCGCCGCAGTCGCCGTTCCGCCGGCTGGCCGGCGCCGGCCTGGCCAGCGTGCTGGTGGCGGCGATCGCGCTCGGCGGGGTCGCGCTGTACGGCCTGTTCACCGGCGGCGGCAGCTCCTGGCGCGACACCCGCGCGGTGATCGTGGAGAAGGAGTCCGGCGCCCGGTTCGTCTACCGCGACGAGAAGCTGCACTCGGTGCTCAACTACGCCTCCGCCCTGCTGATCATCGGGGCCGACCGGCCGAAGACGGTGCTCGTCACCCGGCGCGCCATCGAAGGGGTGCCGCGCGGCCTGCCGCTCGGCATCGCCGACGCCCCGGACTCGCTGCCCGCCGCCGACCGGCTGGTCCGCGACGGCTGGACGCTCTGCTCCGCGGTGACCGCGGAGGCGGGGCGGGCCGAGGCCCGGTCCGCGCTGCTGATCGGGCGCGGCGCGCCCGGCGGGCGGGTCCTCGGCGACCAGGGCCTGCTGGTCCGCCACCCGGACGGCGGGCTGCACCTGCTCTGGCACGACCGGCGCTACCTGCTGCGCGACACCGACCGGGTGCTCGCCGCGCTGGCCGCCACCCGGGAACGGGCCGTGCCGGTCGCGGCGGCGCTGCTCAACACCGTGGCGGCCGGCGCCGACCTGGTTCCGCCGCCGGTCGGCGACCTCGGCGCCCCCGCCGCGCGGGTGGGCGGGGCCGCCGTGGGCGACGTCTACCTGGTGCGCAACTCCGGCGGCGGCCGGCAGTACGCGGTCGCCACGCGCGGCGGGCTGGCCGGCATCACCGAGCTGCAGGCCGCGCTGCTGCTGGCGCGCACCGGCCAGGGCGAGCCCGAGCCGATCACGCTCGGCCGGTTCGCCGCGCTGCCGAAACTGCCCGACCTGGTGCCGTCCGGACCGACCGCGCCGCCCGCCGAGCCACCCCGGCTGGCCACGCCGGAGGGCGGCGCGCTCTGCGCCCGGGCCGGCGACGACGCGGGCGTACGGGAGATCCGGCTCGGCGTGACCGCGCCGGACCTGGGCGCCGCCACGCGTACCGCCGGGGGTCGGGGTGGGCTGGCCGACCAGGTCGTGGTGGAGCCGGGGCGCGGCGCGCTGGTGGAGGCAGCCGCCGCCCCGGGCGCCACCGGCGGCACGGTCTGCGTCGTCACCGACCTGGGCCGACGGTACGCGCTGGCCGGTGCGGACGTGCCGGGCATGCTCGGCTACGCCGGGGTGCGGCCGGTGCGGCTACCGGCGAGCCTGGTCGACCTGCTGCCGGCGGGCGGCCCGCTCGACCCGGAGGCCGCCCGCGCGGTGGCCGCCCCGGCCTGA
- a CDS encoding metal-sensitive transcriptional regulator, with product MKLRPEMTGDALTRLKRARGQLNAVIEMMENGEDCRAALTQLAAVSKAIDRAGFKIIASGMRHCGTARRDGEEPEMTEEELEKLFLALA from the coding sequence GTGAAGCTACGACCTGAGATGACCGGCGACGCGCTGACCCGGCTCAAGCGGGCCCGGGGGCAGCTCAACGCCGTGATCGAGATGATGGAGAACGGCGAGGACTGTCGCGCCGCGCTGACCCAGCTCGCCGCGGTCTCCAAGGCGATCGACCGGGCCGGCTTCAAGATCATCGCTTCCGGCATGCGGCACTGCGGCACCGCCCGACGCGACGGCGAGGAGCCGGAGATGACCGAGGAGGAGCTGGAGAAGCTCTTCCTCGCCCTGGCCTAG
- a CDS encoding MBL fold metallo-hydrolase has protein sequence MTVEVSVIATSSLGDRSYLASDGRVAIVVDPQRDIDRVLHLAGAKGVRVTHVVETHLHNDYVSGGLELARITGAHYLVAAADRVGFDRMPVADGDAVPVSDDLRLRVVGTPGHTFHHLSYVLDEAGDGGWSPVGVFTGGSLLFGTTGRTDLLGQRHAHDLAHHQHASARKLADLLPDGAQVWPTHGFGSFCSASQADAPESTIGRERAANPVLRLAADRFVTETLAGLDAYPAYYAHMGVANAAGPAPVDLTPVARADADELRRRIAAGEWVVDLRHRKAYAASHLAGTVGLGLDGPMSTWLGWLIDWGAPITLLAETPDQVADAQRELVRIGIDRPAAQATGAPEQWAAARSEVRELTVADFDALAAAQAGDTPAGLRAPQVVLDVRMTNEWKAGHVDGAVHVPLPDLPTRLADVPAGTVWVHCGSGYRATAAASLLANAGRDVVLIDDMFGRAEAAGVRMASTA, from the coding sequence GTGACCGTCGAGGTGTCCGTCATCGCCACGTCCTCGCTCGGCGACCGCAGCTACCTGGCCTCCGACGGCCGGGTGGCGATCGTGGTCGACCCGCAGCGCGACATCGACCGCGTCCTGCACCTGGCCGGGGCGAAGGGGGTGCGCGTCACCCACGTGGTGGAGACCCACCTCCACAACGACTACGTCTCCGGCGGTCTCGAACTGGCCCGGATCACCGGCGCGCACTACCTGGTGGCCGCCGCCGACCGGGTCGGCTTCGACCGGATGCCGGTGGCCGACGGCGACGCGGTGCCGGTCTCGGACGACCTGCGGCTGCGGGTCGTCGGCACGCCGGGCCACACGTTCCACCACCTGTCGTACGTGCTGGACGAGGCCGGCGACGGCGGCTGGTCCCCGGTCGGCGTGTTCACCGGCGGCTCGCTGCTGTTCGGCACCACCGGCCGCACCGACCTGCTGGGCCAGCGGCACGCCCACGACCTGGCCCACCACCAGCACGCCTCCGCCCGCAAGCTGGCCGACCTGCTGCCCGACGGGGCGCAGGTGTGGCCGACGCACGGCTTCGGCAGCTTCTGCTCGGCCAGCCAGGCCGACGCCCCCGAGTCGACCATCGGCCGGGAACGGGCGGCCAACCCGGTGCTGCGGCTGGCCGCCGACCGGTTCGTCACCGAGACACTGGCCGGCCTGGACGCCTACCCGGCCTACTACGCCCACATGGGCGTGGCCAACGCCGCCGGTCCGGCACCGGTCGACCTCACCCCGGTGGCCCGCGCCGACGCCGACGAACTGCGCCGCCGGATCGCCGCCGGCGAGTGGGTGGTCGACCTGCGGCACCGCAAGGCGTACGCGGCCTCGCACCTCGCCGGCACCGTCGGCCTCGGCCTGGACGGGCCGATGTCGACCTGGCTGGGCTGGCTGATCGACTGGGGTGCGCCGATCACGCTGCTGGCCGAGACGCCGGACCAGGTCGCCGACGCCCAGCGGGAACTGGTCCGGATCGGCATCGACCGACCGGCCGCCCAGGCCACCGGCGCGCCCGAGCAGTGGGCCGCCGCGCGGTCGGAGGTGCGCGAGCTGACCGTGGCCGACTTCGACGCGCTGGCCGCCGCGCAGGCCGGCGACACCCCGGCCGGGCTGCGCGCCCCGCAGGTCGTCCTGGACGTGCGGATGACCAACGAGTGGAAGGCCGGGCACGTCGACGGTGCGGTGCACGTCCCGCTGCCCGACCTGCCCACCCGGCTCGCCGACGTGCCCGCCGGAACGGTCTGGGTGCACTGCGGCTCCGGCTACCGCGCCACCGCCGCCGCGTCCCTGCTGGCCAACGCCGGCCGCGACGTCGTGCTGATCGACGACATGTTCGGCCGGGCCGAGGCCGCCGGCGTCCGGATGGCGTCGACCGCCTGA
- a CDS encoding rhodanese-like domain-containing protein, with protein MTTTTPSTVDAATLRELIAAGRAPRMLDVRTPGEFEAAHVPGAYNVPLDLLREHRAELRNHLDEEVVLICRSGARATQAEQALATVGLPNLKVLDGGMLAWQAVNAPVNQGRSRWDLERQVRLVAGSIVLAAVVGSAWVPGLRWVAGFIGAGLTFAAVSNTCAMGMLLSRLPYNRGARCDLDTVVGRLRDAGRPA; from the coding sequence ATGACCACCACGACCCCGTCGACCGTCGACGCGGCCACCCTGCGGGAGCTGATCGCCGCCGGCCGCGCCCCGCGCATGCTGGACGTACGCACCCCCGGCGAGTTCGAGGCCGCGCACGTCCCCGGCGCGTACAACGTGCCGTTGGACCTGCTCCGGGAGCACCGCGCGGAACTGCGCAACCACCTCGACGAGGAGGTGGTGCTGATCTGCCGCTCCGGCGCCCGCGCCACCCAGGCGGAGCAGGCGCTCGCCACCGTCGGCCTACCCAACCTCAAGGTCCTCGACGGCGGCATGCTGGCCTGGCAGGCCGTGAACGCCCCGGTCAACCAGGGCCGGTCGCGCTGGGACCTGGAGCGCCAGGTCCGCCTGGTCGCCGGCTCGATCGTGCTGGCCGCCGTCGTCGGCTCCGCGTGGGTGCCGGGCCTCAGGTGGGTCGCCGGGTTCATCGGCGCCGGCCTCACGTTCGCGGCGGTCTCGAACACCTGCGCCATGGGCATGCTGCTGAGCCGGTTGCCCTACAACCGGGGCGCGCGGTGCGACCTGGACACCGTGGTCGGCCGGCTGCGCGACGCCGGGCGGCCGGCGTGA
- a CDS encoding sulfite exporter TauE/SafE family protein has protein sequence MTTLALTVAGAVLIGVSLGLLGGGGSILAVPLLVYVAGLPAKEAIATSLLVVGATSAVGVLPHARAHRVRWRTGLVFGLAGMTGAYAGGRLAAFVPAGVLLTGFALMMLATAVAMIRGRRPVEGRPAPRELPTFRVVLDGVVVGLVTGLVGAGGGFLVVPALALLGGLPMPVAVGTSLVVIAMKSFAGLAGYLSDVHVDWGLAGAVTAAAVVGSLLGGRLAGRVPEDVLRRAFGWFVVAMGVFVLARQLPPVAGLALAILAVAGTVTVAVWGRRRRGHSGQQRLGRPVRQRIRTGVER, from the coding sequence GTGACCACCCTGGCGCTGACCGTGGCCGGCGCGGTGCTCATCGGCGTGAGCCTGGGCCTGCTCGGCGGCGGCGGGTCCATCCTCGCCGTGCCGCTGCTGGTCTACGTCGCCGGCCTGCCGGCCAAGGAGGCCATCGCCACCTCGCTGCTCGTCGTGGGCGCCACCAGCGCCGTCGGCGTGCTGCCGCACGCCCGCGCCCACCGGGTGCGCTGGCGCACCGGGCTGGTCTTCGGCCTGGCCGGCATGACCGGCGCGTACGCCGGGGGCCGGCTGGCCGCGTTCGTGCCGGCGGGCGTCCTGCTCACCGGGTTCGCCCTGATGATGCTCGCCACCGCGGTCGCGATGATCCGCGGCCGACGCCCGGTCGAGGGGCGTCCGGCGCCACGCGAGCTGCCGACGTTCCGGGTGGTCCTGGACGGCGTGGTCGTCGGCCTGGTCACCGGCCTGGTCGGCGCGGGCGGCGGCTTCCTGGTGGTGCCCGCCCTGGCCCTGCTCGGCGGGCTGCCGATGCCGGTCGCGGTCGGCACCTCGCTCGTCGTCATCGCGATGAAGTCGTTCGCCGGCCTGGCCGGCTACCTGTCCGACGTGCACGTCGACTGGGGGCTCGCGGGCGCCGTCACCGCCGCCGCGGTCGTCGGCAGCCTGCTCGGCGGCCGGCTCGCCGGCCGCGTCCCGGAGGACGTGCTGCGCCGGGCGTTCGGCTGGTTCGTCGTGGCGATGGGGGTGTTCGTCCTGGCCCGGCAGTTGCCGCCGGTCGCGGGACTCGCGCTGGCCATTCTTGCCGTAGCCGGTACGGTCACGGTGGCGGTGTGGGGCCGCCGAAGGAGGGGACACAGTGGACAGCAGCGCCTGGGACGACCGGTACGCCAACGCATCCGGACTGGTGTGGAGCGCTGA
- a CDS encoding class I SAM-dependent methyltransferase, with product MDSSAWDDRYANASGLVWSAEPNRFVVESVAGLSPGSALDIAAGEGRNAVWLAGQGWRVNAVDFSTVAIERGRELAAARGVTVDWRVADVTAYRPVPGSYDLVLISYLHLPAADFAGVLAATRSALRPGGTLVVVGHDLANLSGGTGGPQDPTVLLTPEAVVDGLAGLRIRRAETARRPVPTSDGGTVDALDTVVVATRPAD from the coding sequence GTGGACAGCAGCGCCTGGGACGACCGGTACGCCAACGCATCCGGACTGGTGTGGAGCGCTGAGCCCAACCGGTTCGTGGTCGAGTCGGTCGCCGGGCTGAGTCCCGGGTCGGCGTTGGACATCGCCGCCGGCGAGGGACGCAACGCGGTCTGGCTGGCCGGTCAGGGCTGGCGGGTCAACGCGGTGGACTTCTCGACCGTGGCCATCGAGCGAGGGCGGGAGTTGGCCGCCGCCCGGGGCGTCACGGTCGACTGGCGGGTCGCCGACGTGACCGCGTACCGGCCGGTGCCGGGCAGCTACGACTTGGTCCTGATCAGCTACCTGCACCTGCCCGCCGCCGACTTCGCCGGGGTGCTCGCCGCGACCCGGTCCGCGCTGCGCCCCGGCGGCACGCTCGTGGTGGTCGGCCACGACCTGGCGAACCTCTCCGGCGGCACCGGCGGCCCGCAGGACCCGACCGTGCTGCTCACCCCGGAGGCGGTGGTCGACGGGCTGGCCGGGCTGCGCATCCGCCGCGCCGAGACGGCCCGCCGCCCGGTGCCGACCAGCGACGGCGGCACGGTCGACGCGCTGGACACCGTGGTGGTGGCCACCCGCCCCGCCGACTGA
- a CDS encoding spermidine synthase, which yields MGVRFEELAWRETPIGEISLRRRRDPALDADVYEVKLDDEFLMSSAFPVAEIELARLGLAPLTGETLDVVVGGLGLGYTARTALEDARVRSLVVVEAIEDVIDWHRRDLLPFAAGLAADPRTRFVRADFFAAVAGGGLDPDEPGRRFHAVLLDVDHSPRHVLHPSHAPFYTVDGLRRLAALLHPDGVFALWSNDPPDSEFQRTLTEVFPTSVAHVVRFANPLQGREAANTVYVARR from the coding sequence GTGGGCGTGCGTTTCGAGGAGTTGGCCTGGCGGGAGACCCCGATCGGGGAGATCAGCCTGCGCCGCCGCCGCGACCCGGCGCTGGACGCCGACGTCTACGAGGTGAAGCTCGACGACGAGTTCCTCATGTCCAGCGCCTTCCCGGTCGCGGAGATCGAGCTGGCCCGGCTCGGGCTGGCCCCGCTCACCGGCGAGACGCTGGACGTGGTGGTGGGCGGCCTCGGGCTCGGCTACACCGCGCGCACCGCGCTGGAGGACGCCCGGGTGCGGTCGCTGGTGGTGGTCGAGGCGATCGAGGACGTGATCGACTGGCACCGGCGGGACCTGCTGCCGTTCGCCGCCGGCCTGGCCGCGGACCCGCGTACCCGGTTCGTCCGGGCGGACTTCTTCGCCGCGGTCGCCGGCGGCGGTCTCGACCCCGACGAGCCCGGGCGGCGGTTCCACGCGGTGCTGCTCGACGTGGACCACTCCCCCCGCCACGTGCTGCACCCGAGCCACGCGCCGTTCTACACGGTTGACGGGCTGCGCCGGCTCGCCGCACTGCTGCACCCGGACGGGGTGTTCGCGCTCTGGTCGAACGACCCGCCGGACTCGGAGTTCCAGCGCACGCTGACCGAGGTGTTCCCGACCTCGGTGGCGCACGTCGTCCGGTTCGCCAACCCGTTGCAGGGCCGGGAGGCCGCCAACACCGTCTACGTGGCCCGCCGCTAG
- a CDS encoding long-chain-fatty-acid--CoA ligase: MDATDRRPWTRSYAPGVPAEIAEPDGSLVDLLTDAAARFGPRVALDFYGATTTFTELADQVTRAAEALRRLGVAPGDRVALVLPNCPQHVVAFYAVLRLGAVVVEHNPLYTADELERQLADHGAEVAVVWDRIAPLVAGRGAVRTVVAVDLTAALPRLKRWALRLPLPKVRAARAAMTGPAPGALRWSDLVAAADPLPAAHPGPDVHDVALLQYTGGTTGVPKGAVLTHRNLRANAAQGRAWVPGLRDGAETVYAVLPLFHAYGLTLCLTFAVGIGATLVLFPRFDADQVLDAARRRPPTFLPAVPPVYARLATAARERGADLTSIRYAISGAMALPPTTVDLWEQVTGGLLVEGYGMTETSPITLGNPVAPTRRPGTVGVPFPSTEVRIVDPEEPTRDRPAGEAGELLVRGPQVFSGYWNRPDETARVLLPGGWLRTGDIVTMDADGFVTVVDRIKELIITGGFNVYPSEVEEALRRIPGVVEAAAVGVPTADGEEVIAAVVLDVAVAGTPEAIRTACRTHLAGYKVPRRVVVVEDLPRSQIGKILRREVRDRLLADG, encoded by the coding sequence ATGGACGCGACCGACCGGCGGCCCTGGACCCGCAGCTACGCACCGGGGGTGCCGGCCGAGATCGCCGAGCCCGACGGCTCGCTGGTCGACCTGCTCACCGACGCGGCGGCCCGGTTCGGGCCTCGGGTGGCGCTCGACTTCTACGGCGCCACCACCACCTTCACCGAGCTGGCCGACCAGGTGACCCGCGCCGCCGAGGCGCTGCGCCGGCTCGGCGTCGCGCCGGGCGACCGGGTGGCACTGGTGCTGCCGAACTGCCCGCAGCACGTGGTCGCCTTCTACGCGGTGCTGCGCCTCGGCGCGGTGGTGGTCGAGCACAACCCGCTCTACACCGCCGACGAGCTGGAGCGGCAGCTCGCCGACCACGGCGCCGAGGTGGCGGTCGTGTGGGACCGGATCGCGCCACTGGTGGCGGGGCGCGGCGCGGTGCGTACCGTGGTCGCGGTCGACCTGACCGCGGCGCTGCCCCGGCTCAAGCGGTGGGCGCTGCGGCTGCCGCTGCCCAAGGTCCGCGCCGCCCGCGCGGCCATGACCGGCCCGGCGCCCGGCGCGCTGCGCTGGTCCGACCTGGTCGCCGCCGCCGACCCGCTGCCGGCCGCGCACCCCGGCCCGGACGTGCACGACGTCGCGCTGTTGCAGTACACCGGCGGCACCACGGGCGTGCCCAAGGGTGCCGTGCTGACCCACCGCAACCTGCGGGCCAACGCCGCGCAGGGCCGGGCCTGGGTGCCCGGCCTGCGCGACGGCGCCGAGACCGTGTACGCGGTGCTGCCGCTGTTCCACGCCTACGGGCTGACGCTCTGCCTCACCTTCGCCGTGGGCATCGGCGCGACGCTGGTGCTGTTCCCGCGCTTCGACGCCGACCAGGTGCTCGACGCGGCCCGCCGGCGCCCGCCGACGTTCCTGCCGGCGGTGCCGCCGGTCTACGCGCGGCTGGCCACCGCCGCCCGCGAGCGCGGCGCCGACCTCACCTCGATCCGGTACGCCATCTCCGGCGCGATGGCGCTGCCGCCGACCACGGTGGACCTGTGGGAACAGGTGACCGGCGGGCTGCTGGTCGAGGGCTACGGGATGACCGAGACGTCCCCGATCACGCTGGGCAACCCGGTCGCGCCGACCCGCCGGCCCGGCACGGTCGGGGTGCCGTTCCCCTCCACCGAGGTCCGCATCGTCGACCCCGAGGAGCCGACCCGCGACCGGCCCGCCGGTGAGGCCGGCGAGCTGCTGGTACGCGGCCCGCAGGTGTTCTCCGGCTACTGGAACCGGCCCGACGAGACAGCCCGGGTGCTGCTGCCCGGCGGGTGGCTGCGCACCGGCGACATCGTCACCATGGACGCCGACGGCTTCGTGACCGTGGTCGACCGGATCAAGGAACTGATCATCACCGGCGGCTTCAACGTCTACCCGTCCGAGGTGGAGGAGGCGTTGCGCCGCATCCCCGGCGTGGTCGAGGCCGCCGCCGTGGGCGTGCCCACCGCCGACGGCGAGGAGGTGATCGCGGCCGTGGTGCTCGACGTCGCGGTGGCCGGCACGCCGGAGGCGATCCGCACCGCGTGCCGCACCCACCTGGCCGGCTACAAGGTGCCCCGCCGGGTGGTGGTGGTCGAGGACCTGCCCCGCTCCCAGATCGGCAAGATCCTCCGTCGCGAGGTCCGCGACCGGCTCCTCGCCGACGGCTGA